Proteins from a single region of Phyllopteryx taeniolatus isolate TA_2022b chromosome 10, UOR_Ptae_1.2, whole genome shotgun sequence:
- the LOC133485191 gene encoding protocadherin alpha-8-like has product MYWTRPVLFSLLLCSCELIAAQLKYSTPEEVKVGSVVGNVAKDLGLDAGTLTSRRFRIVSGAQDALFEVNPNNGLLLVRKHLDREHLCDRNAVCVMDLKIVVENPLEIHYVSVEVTDANDHAPGFAEKGKILEIAESTLSGARFQLPGARDPDIGINSIQRYKLSHNEHFQLEIRERDDDKIPFLVLQKQLDREEKINHSLILSAIDGGTPSKSAKMNVTIRVLDNNDNRPIFSKEGYSVELQENAAYGTSVIKVQATDPDEGANGEVEYEFGGDTNADVLRLFSLDKKLGEIRVEGQIDFETTPVFKLDVQASDKGRPPMTTDCRVIVKVGDVNDNKPEIEVTSIAGAVPEDAKHGTVIALVSVTDVDSGPNGKVICSLAPNLPLELKPSFKENMYSLVTKDTLDRETTSSYDISITATDCGEPPLSTLKTLNVQVTDVNDNVPEFPQNPFEFYLTENNKPGASVFSVNAFDKDTDDNAAVSYSIVRQGGHTDIASFLNINPETGEVTALKSFDFEALKSFQFQVSATDGGSPPLSGNVTVKVFILDRNDNAPVILYPLSSNGSARGAEEIPRNAKAGDSVTKVRAYDADTGYNGWLLFSLRPLGERALFSLDRYTGQIRTLRPFTETDEAEHRLLVLVKDNGDVSLSATATVTVKLAEPKEALAASDHAGSAAEEDRREDRVTFYLALTLGSVSLLLVIAVVVLIAMRCSKSAEYTSKYLQDAHYDGTLCHSIQYRSGDKRYMLVGPRMSVASAGAPGSHAGTLVLPDAARAAAGEVRIINLLSPNQTVTAEHGTDSMAAV; this is encoded by the exons ATGTACTGGACGCGCCCTGTGCTTTTTTCCCTCCTGCTTTGTTCCTGCGAGCTGATTGCAGCCCAGCTGAAATATTCCACCCCGGAAGAGGTTAAGGTCGGTTCTGTTGTTGGGAACGTTGCGAAGGATCTGGGCCTGGACGCGGGCACTTTGACGAGCAGGAGGTTTCGCATCGTGTCCGGCGCACAGGACGCGCTGTTTGAGGTAAACCCGAACAACGGGCTCCTGCTCGTGCGCAAACACCTCGATCGCGAGCACTTGTGCGACAGGAACGCCGTGTGTGTGATGGATCTGAAAATTGTGGTGGAGAACCCGCTGGAGATCCACTACGTGTCCGTGGAAGTGACAGACGCCAACGACCACGCGCCGGGTTTTGCGGAGAAGGGCAAGATTCTCGAGATAGCGGAGAGTACTTTATCAGGTGCACGGTTTCAATTGCCAGGCGCAAGGGACCCGGATATTGGAATCAATTCCATCCAGCGTTATAAACTGAGTCACAATGAACATTTTCAACTGGAAATTCGGGAGAGAGATGATGACAAAATTCCATTTTTAGTGTTGCAAAAGCAGCTCGACAGGGAAGAGAAAATTAACCACAGTCTGATTTTGTCTGCCATCGATGGAGGAACACCTTCAAAATCCGCAAAAATGAATGTGACCATACGGGTTTTAGATAATAATGATAATCGACCCATTTTCTCCAAGGAGGGATATTCAGTTGAATTGCAAGAAAATGCCGCATACGGCACCTCTGTCATAAAAGTGCAAGCCACTGACCCGGATGAGGGAGCGAACGGGGAGGTGGAGTACGAATTTGGGGGCGACACCAACGCGGACGTGTTGCGTCTTTTTAGTCTGGACAAAAAACTGGGAGAAATTCGAGTTGAAGGGCAAATTGATTTCGAAACGACTCCTGTTTTCAAGTTGGATGTGCAGGCCTCGGACAAAGGTCGGCCTCCCATGACGACAGACTGCAGAGTCATCGTCAAGGTCGGAGACGTCAACGACAATAAACCCGAGATCGAGGTGACGTCCATCGCCGGCGCGGTCCCGGAAGATGCCAAGCACGGAACTGTGATTGCTCTCGTCAGCGTCACCGATGTGGATTCGGGCCCCAACGGGAAAGTCATCTGCAGTCTCGCGCCAAACCTACCGCTTGAATTAAAGCCGTCTTTCAAGGAAAATATGTATTCCTTAGTGACGAAAGACACGTTAGACAGAGAAACCACATCAAGTTATGACATTTCGATAACAGCGACTGACTGCGGTGAACCTCCTCTTTCCACATTGAAAACTCTGAACGTCCAAGTCACGGATGTCAACGATAACGTCCCAGAATTCCCACAAAATCCCTTCGAGTTCTAtttgacagaaaacaacaaacctGGCGCGTCAGTCTTTTCAGTGAACGCCTTTGACAAAGACACCGACGACAACGCCGCAGTGTCCTATAGTATTGTCCGGCAGGGCGGTCATACTGACATCGCATCTTTCCTCAACATTAATCCGGAGACTGGAGAAGTGACGGCGCTGAAGAGTTTTGACTTTGAGGCGCTGAAAAGCTTCCAGTTCCAGGTGTCGGCCACCGACGGCGGAAGTCCTCCGCTGAGCGGCAACGTGACGGTCAAGGTGTTCATTCTGGATCGGAACGACAACGCTCCGGTCATCCTGTATCCGCTCAGCTCCAACGGTTCCGCCCGAGGCGCCGAGGAGATTCCCCGCAATGCCAAAGCGGGAGACTCGGTGACTAAAGTCCGAGCCTACGACGCCGATACGGGATATAACGGCTGGTTGCTGTTTTCGCTGCGGCCGCTCGGCGAGCGCGCTCTCTTTTCTCTGGACCGCTATACGGGCCAGATCAGAACACTTCGCCCGTTCACCGAGACGGACGAGGCCGAGCATCGACTGCTCGTACTGGTCAAAGACAACGGCGACGTTTCGCTCTCGGCGACGGCTACCGTGACCGTCAAACTGGCCGAGCCCAAAGAGGCTTTGGCGGCTTCCGACCACGCGGGAAGCGCGGCCGAAGAGGACCGGCGCGAGGACCGGGTGACTTTTTATCTGGCGCTGACTTTGGGCTCGGTCTCGCTGCTTTTGGTCATCGCCGTGGTGGTGCTGATCGCCATGCGCTGCTCCAAATCCGCAGAGTACACGTCCAAATATCTCCAAGACGCTCATTACGACGGCACGCTGTGTCACAGCATCCAGTACAGATCGGGAGACAAACGCTACATGTTAGTCGGACCCAGAATGAGTGTTGCTTCCGCCGGCGCCCCGGGCAGCCACGCCGGCACGCTGGTGCTGCCCGACGCCGCACGTGCGGCCGCAGGGGAGGTAAGAATCATTAATCTactat caccaaaccagactgtgacggCAGAACACGGGACCGATTCGATGGCCGCTGTGTAG
- the LOC133484732 gene encoding protocadherin alpha-8-like, whose protein sequence is MPACVLFRFALLLLLLGKRALAEIRYSTPEEVKDGTVVGNLAKDLGLDVGSLVDRRFRVVSESKEAFFEVNRQNGVLYVNKGIDRDDSCQGGGACLFELKVIVENPLEIHYVMIEITDVNDHAPVFIEKEQKFEIAEHTLPGKRFKLHAAHDPDAGMNSIRAYTLTSNEHFEVDVRQSDEEKIPFLVLKKSLDREQKAKHSLRVTALDGGKPPRSGTLNVSVVVLDINDNRPTFSQDIYQITIAENIPIGTSIFQMNGTDPDEGVNGEIEYSLAKALKKSVYAVFEMERLTGIVRIKGHVDYEEDDIFKLDIEASDRGTPAMTGECRVIIKIRDMNDHVPEIEVTSLSNTVAEDSKPGTVISLISVKDRDSGVNGKMISTITNDVPFELKPSYKENIFSVVTKEYLDREEVSQYEIEIKASDCGEPPLSNVKSLNIQISDVNDNSPHFEKNPLEFYLTENNAAGSSIFSISASDKDINDNAAISYRIVGERRLNDIASFLNINPETGEVTALKSFDFEALKSFQFQVSATDGGSPPLSGNVTVKVFILDRNDNAPVILYPLSSNGSARGAEEIPRNAKAGDSVTKVRAYDADTGYNGWLLFSLRPLGERALFSLDRYTGQIRTLRPFTETDEAEHRLLVLVKDNGDVSLSATATVTVKLAEPKEALAASDHAGSAAEADRREDRVTFYLALTLGSVSLLLVIAVVVLIAMRCSKPAEYTSKYLQDAHYDGTLCHSIQYRSGDKRYMLVGPRMSVASAGAPGSHAGTLVLPDARRAAAGEVRIINLLCLFFF, encoded by the coding sequence ATGCCGGCCTGCGTTCTTTTTCGTTTCGCtctgcttctgctgctgctggggAAACGGGCTTTGGCAGAGATTCGCTACTCCACCCCCGAGGAGGTTAAAGATGGAACCGTTGTTGGGAATCTTGCAAAGGATTTGGGTCTTGACGTGGGCTCTCTGGTCGATCGCCGCTTCCGAGTGGTTTCCGAATCGAAGGAGGCCTTTTTCGAGGTAAACCGGCAGAACGGGGTGCTGTACGTGAACAAGGGGATCGACAGAGATGATTCGTGTCAGGGCGGCGGCGCCTGCCTCTTTGAGCTCAAAGTCATTGTGGAGAACCCTTTGGAAATACATTATGTCATGATAGAAATCACAGACGTCAACGATCACGCGCCTGTTTTTATAGAAAAAGAGCAAAAGTTTGAAATAGCCGAGCACACGTTGCCCGGTAAACGATTCAAGCTGCATGCGGCACACGATCCCGACGCGGGGATGAACTCCATCCGCGCCTACACGCTGACGTCAAACGAGCATTTTGAAGTCGATGTTCGCCAGAGCGATGAGGAGAAAATTCCTTTTTTGGTGCTGAAGAAATCTCTGGACCGGgaacaaaaggcaaaacactCGCTGCGGGTCACAGCGCTGGATGGAGGAAAACCCCCACGATCGGGGACGCTGAACGTGTCCGTTGTTGTGCTCGACATCAATGACAACAGACCAACGTTCAGTCAAGACATTTACCAAATTACAATCGCGGAAAATATCCCGATAGGTACTTCAATATTTCAAATGAATGGTACAGACCCGGATGAAGGGGTGAACGGAGAAATCGAATATAGTCTCGCAAAGGCTTTGAAGAAAAGTGTATACGCTGTTTTTGAAATGGAGAGATTGACTGGGATTGTAAGAATAAAAGGACACGTAGACTATGAAGAAGATGATATATTTAAACTCGACATCGAGGCCTCCGACAGAGGAACACCTGCGATGACAGGTGAGTGCAGAGTCATTATCAAGATAAGAGACATGAATGATCATGTTCCAGAAATAGAAGTGACTTCCCTGTCAAATACGGTGGCAGAAGACTCCAAACCTGGCACAGTTATTTCCCTCATCAGCGTGAAGGATAGAGACTCGGGTGTGAATGGCAAAATGATCTCCACCATAACCAACGACGTCCCTTTTGAATTGAAGCCATCCTACAAAGAAAACATATTTTCGGTGGTGACGAAAGAATATTTGGACAGGGAGGAGGTCTCTCAGTATGAAATTGAAATCAAGGCCAGCGACTGTGGTGAACCTCCTTTATCGAATGTAAAATCGCTCAATATTCAGATCTCAGATGTGAATGATAACAGTCCGCACTTTGAAAAGAACCCCCTTGAGTTTTATTTAACAGAGAACAATGCGGCCGGGAGTTCCATTTTCTCCATCAGTGCATCGGACAAAGATATAAACGACAACGCTGCTATTTCCTATCGTATCGTGGGAGAGAGACGTCTGAATGACATCGCATCTTTCCTCAACATTAATCCGGAGACCGGAGAAGTGACGGCGCTGAAGAGTTTTGACTTTGAGGCGCTGAAAAGCTTCCAGTTCCAGGTGTCGGCCACCGACGGCGGAAGTCCTCCGCTGAGCGGCAACGTGACGGTCAAGGTGTTCATTCTGGATCGGAACGACAACGCTCCGGTCATCCTGTATCCGCTCAGCTCCAACGGTTCCGCCCGAGGCGCCGAGGAGATTCCCCGCAATGCCAAAGCGGGAGACTCGGTGACTAAAGTCCGAGCCTACGACGCCGATACGGGATATAACGGCTGGTTGCTGTTTTCGCTGCGGCCGCTCGGCGAGCGCGCTCTCTTTTCTCTGGACCGCTATACGGGCCAGATCAGAACACTTCGCCCGTTCACCGAGACGGACGAGGCCGAGCATCGACTGCTCGTACTGGTCAAAGACAACGGCGACGTTTCGCTCTCGGCGACGGCTACCGTGACCGTCAAACTGGCCGAGCCCAAAGAGGCTTTGGCGGCTTCCGACCACGCGGGAAGCGCGGCCGAAGCGGACCGGCGCGAGGACCGGGTGACTTTTTATCTGGCGCTGACTTTGGGCTCGGTCTCGCTGCTTTTGGTCATCGCCGTGGTGGTGCTGATCGCCATGCGCTGCTCCAAACCCGCAGAGTACACGTCCAAATATCTCCAAGACGCTCATTACGACGGCACGCTGTGTCACAGCATCCAGTACAGATCGGGAGACAAACGCTACATGTTAGTCGGACCCAGGATGAGTGTTGCTTCCGCCGGCGCCCCGGGCAGCCACGCCGGCACGCTGGTTCTGCCCGACGCCAGACGTGCGGCCGCAGGGGAGGTAAGAATCATTAATCTactatgtcttttttttttttaa
- the LOC133485192 gene encoding protocadherin alpha-8-like, with protein sequence MPACVLFRFALLLLLLGKRALAEIRYSTPEEVKDGTVVGNLAKDLGLDVGSLVDRRFRVVSESKEAFFEVNRQNGVLYVNKGIDRDDSCQGGGACLFELKVIVENPLEIHYVMIEITDVNDHAPVFIEKEQKFEIAEHTLPGKRFKLHAAHDPDAGMNSIRAYTLTSNEHFEVDVRQSDEEKIPFLVLKKSLDREQKAKHSLRVTALDGGKPPRSGTLNVSVVVLDINDNRPTFSQDIYQITIAENIPIGTSIFQMNGTDPDEGVNGEIEYSLAKALKKSVYAVFEMERLTGIVRIKGHVDYEEDDIFKLDIEASDRGTPAMTGECRVIIKIRDMNDHVPEIEVTSLSNTVAEDSKPGTVISLISVKDRDSGVNGKMISTITNDVPFELKPSYKENIFSVVTKEYLDREEVSQYEIEIKASDCGEPPLSNVKSLNIQISDVNDNSPHFEKNPLEFYLTENNAAGSSIFSISASDKDINDNAAISYRIVGERRLNDIASFLNINPETGEVTALKSFDFETLKSFQFQVSATDGGSPPLSGNVTVKVFILDRNDNAPVILYPLSSNGSARGAEEIPRNAKAGDSVTKVRAYDADTGYNGWLLFSLRPLGERALFSLDRYTGQIRTLRPFTETDEAEHRLLVLVKDNGDVSLSATATVTVKLAEPKEALAASDHAGSAAEADRREDRVTFYLALTLGSVSLLLVIAVVVLIAMRCSKSAEYTSKYLQDAHYDGTLCHSIQYRSGDKRYMLVGPRMSVASAGAPGSHAGTLVLPDARRAAAGEVRIINLLCLFFF encoded by the coding sequence ATGCCGGCCTGCGTTCTTTTTCGTTTCGCtctgcttctgctgctgctggggAAACGGGCTTTGGCAGAGATTCGCTACTCCACCCCCGAGGAGGTTAAAGATGGAACCGTTGTTGGGAATCTTGCAAAGGATTTGGGTCTTGACGTGGGCTCTCTGGTCGATCGCCGCTTCCGAGTGGTTTCCGAATCGAAGGAGGCCTTTTTCGAGGTAAACCGGCAGAACGGGGTGCTGTACGTGAACAAGGGGATCGACAGAGATGATTCGTGTCAGGGCGGCGGCGCCTGCCTCTTTGAGCTCAAAGTCATTGTGGAGAACCCTTTGGAAATACATTATGTCATGATAGAAATCACAGACGTCAACGATCACGCGCCTGTTTTTATAGAAAAAGAGCAAAAGTTTGAAATAGCCGAGCACACGTTGCCCGGTAAACGATTCAAGCTGCATGCGGCACACGATCCCGACGCGGGGATGAACTCCATCCGCGCCTACACGCTGACGTCAAACGAGCATTTTGAAGTCGATGTTCGCCAGAGCGATGAGGAGAAAATTCCTTTTTTGGTGCTGAAGAAATCTCTGGACCGGgaacaaaaggcaaaacactCGCTGCGGGTCACAGCGCTGGATGGAGGAAAACCCCCACGATCGGGGACGCTGAACGTGTCCGTTGTTGTGCTCGACATCAATGACAACAGACCAACGTTCAGTCAAGACATTTACCAAATTACAATCGCGGAAAATATCCCGATAGGTACTTCAATATTTCAAATGAATGGTACAGACCCGGATGAAGGGGTGAACGGAGAAATCGAATATAGTCTCGCAAAGGCTTTGAAGAAAAGTGTATACGCTGTTTTTGAAATGGAGAGATTGACTGGGATTGTAAGAATAAAAGGACACGTAGACTATGAAGAAGATGATATATTTAAACTCGACATCGAGGCCTCCGACAGAGGAACACCTGCGATGACAGGTGAGTGCAGAGTCATTATCAAGATAAGAGACATGAATGATCATGTTCCAGAAATAGAAGTGACTTCCCTGTCAAATACGGTGGCAGAAGACTCCAAACCTGGCACAGTTATTTCCCTCATCAGCGTGAAGGATAGAGACTCGGGTGTGAATGGCAAAATGATCTCCACCATAACCAACGACGTCCCTTTTGAATTGAAGCCATCCTACAAAGAAAACATATTTTCGGTGGTGACGAAAGAATATTTGGACAGGGAGGAGGTCTCTCAGTATGAAATTGAAATCAAGGCCAGCGACTGTGGTGAACCTCCTTTATCGAATGTAAAATCGCTCAATATTCAGATCTCAGATGTGAATGATAACAGTCCGCACTTTGAAAAGAACCCCCTTGAGTTTTATTTAACAGAGAACAATGCGGCCGGGAGTTCCATTTTCTCCATCAGTGCATCGGACAAAGATATAAACGACAACGCTGCTATTTCCTATCGTATCGTGGGAGAGAGACGTCTGAATGACATCGCATCTTTCCTCAACATTAATCCGGAGACCGGAGAAGTGACGGCGCTGAAGAGTTTTGACTTTGAGACGCTGAAAAGCTTCCAGTTCCAGGTGTCGGCCACCGACGGCGGAAGTCCTCCGCTGAGCGGCAACGTGACGGTCAAGGTGTTCATTCTGGATCGGAACGACAACGCTCCGGTCATCCTGTATCCGCTCAGCTCCAACGGTTCCGCCCGAGGCGCCGAGGAGATTCCCCGCAATGCCAAAGCGGGAGACTCGGTGACTAAAGTCCGAGCCTACGACGCCGATACGGGATATAACGGCTGGTTGCTGTTTTCGCTGCGGCCGCTCGGCGAGCGCGCTCTCTTTTCTTTGGACCGCTATACGGGCCAGATCAGAACTCTTCGCCCGTTCACCGAGACGGACGAGGCCGAGCATCGACTGCTCGTACTGGTCAAAGACAACGGCGACGTTTCGCTCTCGGCGACGGCTACCGTGACCGTCAAACTGGCCGAGCCCAAAGAGGCTTTGGCGGCTTCCGACCACGCGGGAAGCGCGGCCGAAGCGGACCGGCGCGAGGACCGGGTGACTTTTTATCTGGCGCTGACTTTGGGCTCGGTCTCGCTGCTTTTGGTCATCGCCGTGGTGGTGCTGATCGCCATGCGCTGCTCCAAATCCGCAGAGTACACGTCCAAATATCTCCAAGACGCTCATTACGACGGCACGCTGTGTCACAGCATCCAGTACAGATCGGGAGACAAACGCTACATGTTAGTCGGACCCAGGATGAGTGTTGCTTCCGCCGGCGCCCCGGGCAGCCACGCCGGCACGCTGGTGCTGCCCGACGCCAGACGTGCGGCCGCAGGGGAGGTAAGAATCATTAATCTactatgtcttttttttttttaa